Proteins encoded together in one Pseudomonadota bacterium window:
- a CDS encoding response regulator, with amino-acid sequence MRKLKITQDTTHVLVVDDEEGIRTGAERILVRMGLKVITAERGDKALDILDKQKVSIVLLDLKMPGLDGMQVLVRIKEKNPDILVIVITGYATVETAIEAMKHGAYDFIAKPFEPEHLRIIVNRALEKIRLTFEAEILELERKRTLADLGTEKSRIRTIIESLPNGIVVTNSSGQVALMNPAFLRHLDIDPVDNSTDEHIEHYVKDEGFCSLVMKISQGCYGDMGSILPYEFSTSDDKFLMARLRPVLGDENECLGAVISVEDITALKVLDRLKSEFVAKVSHELRSPLSTIHEQLASVLNDMAGGESDDERQLLSRAKEKTSGLISLIGDLLDLSRIEAGMVSKELNPVCIKTLLKSILDFLGTRAKTKQQSLELCLPESDLPSIKSDPLALESIFGNLITNAINYTQEGGEIKVDACFDGKNLVIEIKDNGFGIDPTYIDKIFDKFFRIKNEKTRFITGTGLGLPIVKGLLTDLGGSICVKSVLDKGSIFTVSLPVGEYGDRESGG; translated from the coding sequence ATGCGAAAATTGAAAATCACCCAAGACACAACACATGTTCTTGTTGTTGATGATGAAGAAGGCATAAGAACTGGAGCTGAAAGAATCCTTGTCCGGATGGGTTTAAAGGTTATTACAGCTGAAAGGGGAGATAAAGCGCTTGATATCCTGGATAAACAAAAGGTTTCTATAGTTCTTCTGGATTTAAAAATGCCCGGACTTGACGGAATGCAGGTTTTGGTAAGAATCAAGGAAAAGAATCCTGACATTCTTGTGATAGTAATTACCGGCTATGCTACTGTTGAAACTGCTATAGAAGCTATGAAGCATGGCGCATATGATTTTATCGCGAAACCGTTTGAGCCGGAGCATTTAAGAATAATAGTAAACCGGGCTTTAGAAAAGATCAGATTGACTTTTGAAGCCGAAATTCTTGAGCTTGAAAGAAAAAGAACTTTAGCTGATCTGGGAACGGAAAAAAGCCGCATAAGAACCATAATTGAATCTCTTCCAAACGGAATTGTAGTAACCAATTCAAGTGGGCAGGTTGCGCTTATGAACCCGGCTTTTTTAAGGCATTTGGATATAGACCCGGTTGATAATTCTACTGACGAGCATATAGAACATTATGTTAAAGACGAGGGTTTTTGTTCGCTGGTTATGAAAATTTCACAAGGCTGTTATGGTGATATGGGAAGCATTTTGCCATATGAGTTTTCAACAAGTGACGACAAATTTCTAATGGCAAGGTTAAGACCCGTTTTAGGGGACGAAAATGAATGTCTGGGAGCAGTTATATCGGTAGAAGATATTACGGCATTGAAAGTATTAGACAGACTCAAATCCGAATTTGTTGCAAAAGTATCCCATGAATTAAGATCTCCTCTTTCGACTATACATGAGCAGTTAGCTTCTGTCTTAAATGATATGGCAGGCGGTGAATCTGATGATGAAAGACAGCTTTTGTCCCGCGCCAAGGAAAAAACAAGCGGCCTTATTTCTCTTATAGGTGATCTTCTCGACCTTTCGCGTATTGAAGCAGGTATGGTAAGTAAAGAACTTAACCCGGTGTGTATAAAAACACTGCTTAAGAGTATATTGGATTTTCTTGGTACCAGAGCTAAAACTAAACAACAGTCGCTTGAGCTATGTTTGCCTGAAAGTGACCTGCCTTCCATCAAATCAGACCCGCTGGCTCTTGAAAGCATTTTTGGCAATCTTATTACAAATGCCATAAATTATACTCAGGAAGGAGGGGAAATAAAAGTTGATGCCTGTTTTGATGGAAAAAATCTTGTAATAGAAATAAAAGATAATGGTTTTGGTATCGATCCAACGTATATTGATAAAATTTTTGATAAATTCTTCAGGATAAAAAATGAAAAAACAAGATTTATAACAGGAACCGGCTTAGGGCTTCCTATAGTAAAAGGTCTTTTGACCGATCTTGGCGGATCGATTTGCGTTAAAAGCGTTTTGGACAAAGGAAGTATTTTTACAGTGTCGCTTCCCGTGGGCGAGTATGGTGATCGAGAATCAGGGGGATAA
- a CDS encoding PAS domain S-box protein yields MLSERENEYLLKAINAVKRKILVISPDFKILAINSDSLKTLKHGLMGKHCYEAFHGLDSHCDNCPAVIVKNTKSPAMIDQKALIEQDKMFCLYSYPILSEKEIDALVIVDFDFPALEGLEEKLKRSNAFLRNLILSSVDGVIAADMKGKILIFNDAAAKIGGFNVKDALENLNIRDVYPGDGARDVMQKLRSDDFGGKGKLKSHKTEVVGKNGDRIPISLNASIIYEDDREVATIGFFHDMRDTIKMRKELEKAQIQILQSEKMASLGKLAAGVAHQLNNPLSSITLFSQLVLEEYTLEEGAKSDITRIFKEAQRCRDTVKELLEFARQTRHEMRSHDVNTAISRTLFLLENQTLFHNIEIEKNLSPSLPEIYGDIQQLNHVFMNIILNAADAMEGNGKLKIKSYKPPEKDVVVIEISDTGHGIPENILAHIFEPFFTTKEEGKGTGLGLSLAYSILENHHGKIIAKSVVDKGTTIIIELPAVNPDKGECEN; encoded by the coding sequence ATGCTATCTGAAAGAGAAAATGAATATCTTTTGAAAGCTATAAATGCAGTTAAACGAAAAATTCTTGTTATTTCCCCGGACTTTAAAATTCTTGCGATAAACAGCGACTCACTGAAAACATTAAAACATGGCCTTATGGGTAAGCATTGTTATGAGGCTTTTCACGGCCTGGATTCACACTGTGATAATTGCCCGGCTGTAATTGTAAAGAATACAAAAAGCCCGGCCATGATAGATCAGAAAGCTTTGATAGAACAGGATAAAATGTTTTGCCTGTATTCCTATCCTATACTCTCGGAAAAAGAAATCGATGCCCTTGTTATTGTGGATTTTGATTTTCCGGCTCTTGAAGGGCTTGAAGAAAAACTTAAAAGATCAAATGCTTTTTTGCGGAATTTAATACTTAGTTCTGTAGATGGCGTTATTGCTGCGGATATGAAAGGTAAAATTCTTATATTTAATGACGCCGCTGCCAAGATAGGCGGTTTTAATGTTAAAGATGCTCTGGAAAATCTCAATATACGCGACGTATATCCCGGTGATGGGGCAAGAGATGTAATGCAAAAGCTTCGAAGCGATGATTTTGGAGGCAAGGGAAAGCTGAAATCCCATAAAACCGAAGTGGTTGGGAAAAACGGAGACAGAATTCCCATAAGTCTGAATGCCTCCATAATTTATGAGGATGATCGCGAAGTTGCCACAATAGGGTTTTTTCACGATATGCGTGATACAATAAAGATGAGAAAAGAACTGGAAAAAGCTCAGATACAAATTCTTCAGTCGGAAAAAATGGCATCTCTCGGAAAACTGGCGGCAGGTGTGGCTCATCAGTTAAATAACCCTTTAAGCAGCATTACTCTTTTTTCACAGCTTGTTTTGGAAGAATACACTTTGGAAGAAGGAGCTAAAAGTGACATTACGCGTATATTCAAAGAAGCACAAAGATGCCGGGATACGGTTAAAGAACTGCTTGAATTTGCCCGTCAGACCCGTCATGAAATGCGTTCGCATGACGTAAACACGGCTATTTCGCGTACATTGTTTTTGCTGGAGAATCAAACGCTTTTTCATAATATTGAAATTGAAAAAAATCTTTCTCCATCTCTTCCTGAAATATATGGGGATATACAACAGCTCAATCATGTTTTTATGAACATAATATTAAATGCCGCAGATGCAATGGAAGGAAACGGCAAGCTAAAAATAAAGAGCTATAAGCCTCCGGAAAAAGATGTTGTTGTTATAGAAATATCGGATACAGGGCATGGGATACCTGAAAATATTCTGGCTCATATATTTGAACCTTTCTTTACAACCAAAGAAGAAGGCAAAGGTACCGGTCTGGGATTAAGCCTTGCTTACAGTATTTTGGAAAACCACCATGGAAAAATTATTGCAAAGAGTGTTGTTGATAAAGGAACTACTATTATAATCGAGCTTCCGGCAGTAAATCCTGACAAGGGAGAATGCGAAAATTGA
- a CDS encoding FAD-dependent oxidoreductase, producing the protein MGAVKGNKSGSVMIVGAGITGMQSALDLAESGYYVYLVEKSAAIGGLMSQLDKTFPTNDCAMUVISPKLVEVGRHLNIELLTNTELLGLEGDPGNFKAKIKQNPRYIDLSKCTSCGDCSKVCPVTLPNEYDESLSVRKAIYKQYAQAIPGAYSIQKTDKAPCRLACPAGLNVQGYVQMVGQSKYKEALQIIMEDLPLPGVLGRICPHGCEDACRRCDVDHPVAIRNLKRLAADKFDPRNVEIKMLPKREDKVAIIGSGPAGLSAAYQLARNGVLSTIFEALPKAGGMLRVGIPEHRLPRDVLDNEIEVITNLGVEIKTNTPLGSDLTIDDLFAKGYKSVYIAIGAHKGFDLGVPGEKAKGVRQGVDFLREVNLTGKAQVGKNVAIIGGGNVAIDVARCAVRLGAEKVNIIYRRTRSEMPAWEEEIHAAETEGTEITYLAAPQEILTADGNVIGLRCIRMELGEPDSSGRRRPVPVPGSEYDIEIDQLIPAIGQKPDLSALENVTGLDFSKWGTVETDSVTYATGRAGVFAGGDVQTGPWVAIGAIAAGKEAADSIMRYLDGKDMAEGREAVTNENPVYRPVPKGEPIKSRAVMPELSAEKRAGNFKEVELGYNEEDGAAEAGRCLNCGYCCECNQCVDACLAGAVDHSQKVEEKQIDVGSVILCPGADTYDPSSLDEFYHYKTNPNVLTSLEFERLLSASGPTMGHLLKPSDKKEPQKIAWLQCIGSRDNNKCGNGYCSSVCCMYAIKDAMVSKEHANGDLDCAIFNIDIRTFGKDYEKYYDRAKDEQGVRFINARIHTIDEVGEEKALKLRYADDSGQIQEEIFDMVVLSVGLQVSESTVELAKKLDVDINKNNFAVTKPFEPVMTSRPGVYACGIFQGPKDIPHSVMEASAAACGAGISLTSSRGTLVKDKIFPEEIALADQQPRVGVFVCNCGINIGGVADVPAIVEYAKSLPGVAHVEDNLFSCSNDTQDKIVEVIKKNNLNRIVVAACTPKTHEPLFQETIRNAGLNPYLFEMANIRNQCTWVHSNEKEKATQKAKDLLKMAVSKAALLESIPDILVDVEKSGLVIGGGVAGMTAALCLADQGFSTTLVEKSNVLGGSAQNLTKTWDGQDVRTFLSEKIQKVENHPNINLLLDAEVKDASGFVGNFETNVVANNTQHTIKHGITIIATGGKAAVTDEYLYGEHPSVTTWHDLEHQPEKLKDANSIVFIQCVGSRDENRPYCSMICCTSAISQAVSIKEEDPDKDVFVLYRDIRTYGEKEELYKKAREKGIIFIRYKLDKKPLVKAAGKGLEVTVFDPVLQRSVQIQADLVNLSTAIEPMENDALASVYKLPLNAEKFFMEAHAKLRPVDFATEGLFICGLAHYPKPLDESISQAYAAAGRAVTILSRNTITISPLVSQVDAEKCIGCGLCAEICPFGGIVMEDPEGKGQKAKNIPASCKGCGLCSASCPQKAIDMLHFRDKQIMAAVNAAV; encoded by the coding sequence ATGGGGGCTGTTAAAGGAAACAAAAGCGGGTCGGTAATGATTGTCGGTGCAGGTATTACAGGTATGCAGTCTGCGCTTGATCTTGCCGAGTCCGGTTATTACGTTTATCTTGTGGAAAAATCCGCTGCCATCGGCGGGCTAATGTCGCAGCTTGACAAGACCTTTCCGACAAATGACTGTGCGATGTGAGTAATCTCACCTAAACTGGTCGAGGTCGGCCGGCATCTTAACATCGAGCTTTTAACAAATACGGAACTTCTGGGACTTGAAGGAGATCCTGGTAATTTTAAAGCAAAAATAAAACAAAATCCACGTTATATAGACCTTTCCAAATGTACGAGCTGCGGAGATTGTTCCAAAGTCTGTCCAGTTACACTACCTAATGAATATGATGAAAGCCTTTCTGTAAGAAAAGCCATTTATAAGCAATACGCACAGGCTATCCCCGGAGCATACTCCATACAGAAAACCGATAAGGCCCCGTGCAGGCTTGCATGTCCGGCTGGTCTTAATGTTCAGGGTTATGTTCAGATGGTAGGCCAGAGCAAATATAAAGAGGCCCTTCAGATCATTATGGAGGATCTGCCTTTGCCCGGAGTTCTTGGAAGAATATGCCCTCATGGTTGCGAAGACGCCTGTCGCAGGTGTGATGTGGATCATCCTGTTGCAATACGCAACCTCAAACGACTTGCCGCGGATAAATTTGATCCAAGAAATGTTGAGATCAAAATGCTTCCCAAAAGGGAAGATAAGGTTGCTATTATTGGATCAGGTCCGGCAGGTCTTTCCGCCGCATACCAACTTGCGCGAAACGGAGTGCTTTCTACCATCTTTGAAGCTCTTCCCAAGGCTGGTGGCATGTTAAGGGTTGGCATACCTGAACACAGACTTCCAAGAGACGTTCTTGATAATGAAATAGAAGTAATAACAAACCTTGGGGTTGAAATTAAAACAAATACCCCGCTTGGCTCTGATCTTACCATAGATGACCTTTTTGCCAAAGGTTATAAATCCGTATATATAGCAATCGGTGCACACAAGGGTTTTGATCTTGGTGTTCCAGGAGAAAAAGCCAAAGGAGTCCGTCAGGGTGTTGATTTCTTAAGAGAAGTAAACCTTACGGGAAAGGCACAAGTCGGTAAAAATGTTGCGATAATCGGCGGCGGTAATGTTGCCATAGATGTTGCAAGATGCGCCGTAAGGCTTGGAGCCGAAAAGGTCAATATAATTTACAGAAGAACCCGCAGTGAAATGCCTGCATGGGAAGAAGAAATTCATGCCGCTGAAACCGAAGGAACCGAAATAACATATCTTGCAGCACCTCAGGAAATATTGACTGCAGATGGCAATGTTATAGGTCTGCGATGTATTCGTATGGAGCTTGGAGAACCGGATTCATCAGGAAGAAGAAGACCTGTTCCTGTTCCCGGAAGTGAATATGACATTGAGATAGATCAACTTATACCTGCGATAGGCCAGAAGCCGGATTTGTCCGCACTTGAAAATGTGACCGGTTTAGACTTTTCTAAATGGGGAACAGTTGAGACTGATTCCGTGACTTATGCTACCGGCCGGGCAGGTGTTTTTGCAGGTGGTGATGTTCAAACAGGTCCTTGGGTTGCCATAGGGGCAATTGCAGCCGGAAAAGAAGCAGCCGATTCTATAATGAGGTATCTGGACGGAAAAGACATGGCCGAAGGCCGTGAGGCTGTGACAAATGAAAATCCTGTTTACAGACCTGTGCCTAAAGGCGAGCCCATTAAATCGAGAGCTGTAATGCCTGAACTTTCTGCTGAAAAACGGGCAGGTAATTTTAAGGAAGTCGAACTTGGCTATAATGAAGAAGACGGAGCCGCTGAAGCAGGAAGATGTCTTAACTGCGGTTATTGCTGCGAGTGTAATCAGTGTGTTGACGCCTGTCTTGCAGGTGCTGTTGATCACAGCCAGAAAGTTGAAGAAAAACAAATTGATGTTGGTTCCGTAATACTATGTCCCGGAGCCGATACTTACGATCCTTCATCTCTTGACGAATTCTATCATTATAAGACCAATCCTAATGTACTAACCAGTCTTGAATTTGAAAGATTACTTAGCGCATCAGGCCCCACAATGGGGCATTTACTCAAACCGTCCGATAAGAAAGAACCTCAAAAAATTGCATGGCTTCAATGTATAGGTTCAAGAGATAACAACAAATGTGGAAACGGTTACTGCTCGTCTGTATGCTGCATGTATGCCATAAAAGATGCGATGGTTTCAAAAGAACATGCCAATGGCGATCTGGATTGCGCAATATTTAATATTGATATCAGAACTTTTGGCAAAGATTACGAAAAATATTATGACCGTGCTAAAGACGAACAAGGTGTAAGATTTATTAATGCCCGTATTCACACGATTGATGAAGTTGGAGAAGAAAAAGCTTTAAAGCTTCGTTATGCTGATGATTCTGGCCAGATTCAGGAAGAAATATTTGACATGGTTGTTCTTTCGGTTGGTCTTCAGGTGTCTGAATCTACAGTGGAGCTTGCAAAAAAACTTGATGTGGATATTAACAAAAATAATTTTGCCGTCACAAAACCTTTTGAGCCGGTCATGACATCAAGGCCCGGGGTTTATGCCTGCGGAATATTTCAGGGACCTAAGGATATCCCTCATTCGGTTATGGAAGCAAGTGCTGCGGCATGTGGTGCCGGGATTAGCCTTACATCTTCGCGGGGTACTTTAGTAAAAGACAAGATTTTCCCGGAAGAAATAGCATTAGCGGATCAACAACCGCGTGTAGGTGTTTTTGTATGCAATTGCGGAATCAACATCGGCGGAGTTGCAGATGTTCCTGCAATCGTCGAATATGCAAAATCATTACCTGGAGTGGCGCATGTTGAGGATAACCTTTTTTCATGCAGCAATGACACCCAGGACAAAATAGTAGAAGTTATCAAGAAAAATAACTTAAACCGGATTGTGGTTGCAGCATGTACTCCAAAAACACATGAACCATTGTTTCAGGAAACTATTCGCAACGCAGGGCTTAACCCTTATTTGTTTGAAATGGCCAATATCAGAAACCAGTGTACATGGGTTCATTCGAATGAAAAGGAAAAAGCTACTCAAAAAGCCAAAGACTTATTAAAAATGGCGGTTTCCAAGGCCGCACTCTTGGAATCTATACCTGATATATTGGTAGATGTTGAAAAATCAGGCTTGGTAATAGGCGGTGGTGTTGCCGGAATGACTGCAGCTTTATGTTTGGCCGATCAGGGTTTTTCTACAACTCTGGTTGAAAAATCAAACGTTTTAGGAGGTTCTGCACAAAATCTAACAAAAACATGGGATGGCCAGGATGTCAGGACATTTCTTTCCGAAAAAATACAAAAAGTGGAAAATCATCCGAACATCAATCTGTTGCTTGATGCAGAAGTAAAAGATGCTTCCGGCTTTGTCGGTAATTTTGAAACGAACGTAGTGGCGAATAACACGCAACATACAATTAAGCATGGTATCACTATTATTGCAACAGGCGGAAAAGCGGCGGTTACAGATGAATACCTTTACGGGGAGCATCCATCCGTTACTACCTGGCATGACCTCGAACATCAGCCTGAAAAATTGAAAGATGCAAATAGCATAGTATTTATTCAATGTGTCGGATCACGTGATGAAAACAGACCTTATTGTTCTATGATCTGTTGTACTTCAGCTATTTCTCAGGCTGTTTCTATAAAGGAAGAAGATCCTGATAAGGATGTATTTGTCCTGTATAGAGATATAAGAACATATGGAGAAAAAGAAGAATTATATAAAAAGGCCAGAGAGAAAGGTATAATTTTTATTCGCTATAAATTAGACAAAAAACCTTTGGTTAAAGCGGCTGGCAAAGGTTTGGAAGTTACTGTATTTGACCCTGTCCTGCAAAGAAGCGTTCAGATACAGGCGGATTTAGTCAATCTCTCGACAGCTATTGAACCTATGGAAAATGATGCTTTGGCGTCCGTTTACAAATTGCCGCTTAATGCCGAGAAATTTTTCATGGAAGCACACGCAAAATTGAGGCCGGTTGATTTTGCGACAGAAGGTCTTTTTATCTGCGGATTAGCTCACTATCCCAAACCACTGGATGAATCCATTTCTCAGGCATATGCCGCAGCCGGTCGGGCTGTTACCATTCTTTCAAGGAATACAATCACAATTTCTCCTCTGGTATCTCAGGTTGATGCCGAAAAGTGTATCGGATGCGGTCTTTGCGCTGAAATTTGTCCCTTTGGAGGAATTGTAATGGAAGACCCTGAAGGTAAAGGACAAAAGGCAAAAAATATACCTGCATCGTGCAAAGGATGTGGTTTGTGTTCGGCAAGCTGTCCGCAAAAAGCTATTGACATGTTGCATTTCAGAGACAAGCAAATAATGGCTGCGGTAAATGCTGCCGTATAA
- a CDS encoding hydrogenase iron-sulfur subunit, which translates to MTDFEPKIVAFLCNWCAYAGADLAGVSRIQHPSNLRTVRVMCSGRVDPLFIVQALKKGSDGILVAG; encoded by the coding sequence ATGACAGATTTTGAACCTAAAATAGTTGCTTTTCTATGCAACTGGTGTGCTTATGCCGGAGCTGATCTGGCAGGGGTGTCACGAATACAACACCCTTCCAACTTAAGAACGGTACGTGTAATGTGTTCCGGGCGTGTAGATCCGCTATTTATTGTTCAGGCATTAAAAAAAGGGTCTGACGGTATTTTGGTGGCCGGCTGA
- a CDS encoding hydrogenase iron-sulfur subunit: MEGNIQAEKKIIMTQKLLKLSGIGENRLHLAWLSSAEAQRFVDISTAAINSIKEQGKFEPAMYELELGAVEETLKSETIRWMVGKEVKLLTKGDVYGRKWEREKFESVLDSVLDREYKIRLIHQAIAAGFTSVRGISSRIGMEMKEISYLLADMEKSSMVEFKGHEGSIPVFGAL; this comes from the coding sequence CTGGAAGGTAATATTCAAGCTGAAAAAAAGATTATTATGACCCAAAAACTTCTAAAGCTTTCCGGCATCGGGGAAAACAGGTTGCATCTGGCCTGGCTGTCCTCTGCTGAAGCTCAGAGATTTGTTGATATATCCACAGCAGCTATAAATAGCATTAAGGAACAGGGTAAATTTGAACCGGCTATGTATGAACTTGAGCTGGGTGCTGTGGAAGAAACTTTAAAATCCGAAACAATACGCTGGATGGTCGGCAAAGAAGTTAAATTGCTCACCAAGGGCGATGTTTACGGCCGAAAATGGGAAAGAGAAAAATTTGAATCTGTTCTGGATTCCGTTCTGGATAGAGAATACAAAATTCGTCTGATTCATCAGGCGATAGCTGCCGGGTTTACATCTGTCAGAGGGATAAGCAGCAGAATCGGGATGGAGATGAAAGAAATTTCCTATCTTCTGGCAGACATGGAAAAAAGCAGCATGGTCGAATTTAAAGGCCATGAGGGCAGCATTCCGGTTTTCGGAGCATTATAA